The proteins below are encoded in one region of Cololabis saira isolate AMF1-May2022 chromosome 21, fColSai1.1, whole genome shotgun sequence:
- the LOC133422733 gene encoding cytochrome P450 2K1-like, whose translation MLEDIFHSPTSVLLLGVVVGLLVLRFFNFSFSAQERHEPPGPRPFPLLGNLLQVDLKRLDQSLFALSKKYGPVFQIFFGLKKVVVLAGYQTVKQALVNHAEEFGNREITPVFYDFNQEHGILFANGDSWREMRRFAVTTLRDFGMGKRMSEEKIIEECRCLIEEFEKFEGKPFDNTKAINYAASNIISALMFGKRFEYQDPVFQAMVERDNETIHLTGSASIQIYNLFPCLGPFLQVRSNLMKNVEDGKRDLRKIIADLKETLEPEICRGFVDAFLIRKQSLEEGEITSSYYHDGNLLYSVMNLFAAGTDTTATTLKWCLLFMARHTEVQDRVVEELNRVVGSRQVRIEDRKNLPYTDAVIHESQRLANIVPMAIPHTTSKDVTFQGYFIKEGTAIIPLLTSVLYDESEWENPDTFNPSHFLDEEGKFIRRDAFMPFSAGRRVCLGEGLARMELFLFFTSLLQHFRFTPPPGVSEDELDLSPVVGFTLSPLPQNLCAVSCQ comes from the exons ATGTTGgaggatatttttcattcaCCCACTTCAGTTTTACTGCTTGGTGTTGTTGTCGGTCTGCTGGTCCTCCGCTTCTTTAATTTCAGCTTCAGCGCTCAAGAAAGGCATGAACCTCCAGGACCCAGACCTTTCCCTTTGCTTGGGAACCTGCTTCAGGTGGACCTGAAGAGGCTTGACCAAAGCCTTTTTGCT CTATCCAAAAAATATGGACCAGTTTTCCAAATCTTCTTTGGACTGAAGAAGGTGGTGGTCCTGGCAGGTTACCAGACCGTCAAACAGGCTCTGGTGAACCATGCTGAGGAGTTTGGAAACAGAGAAATTACTCCAGTTTTCTATGATTTCAACCAAGAACATG GCATACTATTTGCCAACGGAGACTCGTGGAGAGAAATGAGGCGTTTTGCTGTGACAACACTTAGAGACTTTGGAATGGGCAAGAGGATGAGTGAAGAGAAAATTATTGAGGAATGTCGCTGCCTGATCGAGGAATTTGAGAAATTTGAAG GTAAACCCTTCGACAACACCAAGGCGATTAATTATGCTGCATCAAATATTATATCAGCTCTGATGTTTGGGAAGAGATTTGAATACCAAGATCCTGTATTCCAAGCTATGGTGGAAAGAGATAATGAGACTATTCACCTGACTGGATCAGCTTCCATCCAG ATATACAACTTATTTCCTTGCCTGGGCCCTTTCCTTCAAGTCAGGAgcaatttgatgaaaaatgtggaAGATGGCAAGAGGGATCTACGGAAGATAATCGCAGATCTGAAGGAGACACTGGAGCCTGAGATATgcagaggctttgtagatgcaTTTCTCATCCGTAAGCAAAGTCTGGAG GAGGGTGAAATCACCAGTTCATACTACCATGATGGCAATCTGCTCTACAGTGTAATGAATTTGTTTGCAGCTGGAACCGACACCACCGCGACCACACTGAAGTGGTGTTTGCTCTTCATGGCCAGACACACAGAGGTTCAAG ACCGGGTTGTGGAGGAGTTGAACAGGGTGGTTGGAAGTCGTCAGGTTCGAATAGAGGACAGAAAGAACCTGCCATACACTGATGCCGTTATCCATGAGTCACAAAGACTCGCCAACATTGTCCCAATGGCCATTCCTCACACAACAAGCAAAGATGTGACCTTTCAGGGATACTTCATCAAAGAG GGAACTGCTATCATCCCACTTCTTACATCAGTCCTGTATGATGAGAGTGAATGGGAGAACCCTGATACTTTCAACCCTTCTCATTTCCTTGATGAGGAGGGTAAATTTATCAGGAGAGACGCCTTCATGCCCTTTTCTGCAG GTCGCAGGGTTTGCCTCGGAGAAGGTCTGGCCAGAATGgagctctttcttttcttcacttCTCTCCTTCAGCACTTCCGTTTCACCCCCCCACCTGGAGTTTCAGAAGATGAACTGGATCTGTCACCTGTTGTGGGCTTCACCCTCTCTCCTCTGCCTCAGAATCTGTGCGCTGTCAGTTGCCAGTAA